A genomic segment from Sphingomonas astaxanthinifaciens DSM 22298 encodes:
- a CDS encoding A24 family peptidase: MNLVTLAPDWIVWALIGLLVLAALQDSVMLKISNYIVGAVLLLGIVAAVMVGPRLELWENGVVFLLALVIGTFLFGRGILGGGDVKLFAATVLWFEFGGALRFLIYTALSGGLLAVLIIALRVVPWPDALRSRVRVLQPKAGIPYGIAIAAGAIITTLLLQPSEPVSAVNNWNALRAR, from the coding sequence GTGAATCTGGTGACCTTGGCTCCGGACTGGATCGTCTGGGCGTTGATCGGCCTGCTGGTCCTCGCCGCGCTGCAGGATTCGGTCATGCTGAAGATCAGCAACTACATCGTCGGCGCGGTGCTGCTGCTTGGAATCGTCGCGGCGGTCATGGTGGGCCCCAGGCTCGAACTGTGGGAAAACGGCGTCGTCTTCCTGCTCGCGCTGGTGATCGGGACCTTCCTCTTCGGCCGAGGGATCCTGGGCGGGGGCGACGTCAAGCTGTTCGCCGCGACGGTGCTCTGGTTCGAGTTCGGCGGCGCGCTCCGGTTCCTCATCTACACCGCGCTGAGCGGCGGTCTTCTCGCGGTGCTGATTATCGCGCTGCGCGTGGTGCCCTGGCCCGATGCCTTGCGCTCGCGTGTCAGGGTGCTTCAGCCCAAGGCGGGCATTCCCTACGGCATCGCCATCGCGGCGGGCGCGATCATCACGACCTTGCTCCTCCAGCCGAGCGAGCCGGTCAGCGCGGTGAACAATTGGAACGCCTTGCGCGCCCGCTGA
- a CDS encoding glycosyl transferase family protein translates to MTLQLALAQVAAELALFAALGFLFFSLDDLAVDLIYFGRALWRSLTVYRRHPRSNARSLVGRASPGWMVVMIPAWDEGAVIGDMLRSTLARFDHGDYSLLVGYYRNDPATRVAIEAVTDPRVVAVEVPVDGPTTKADCLNHLYAFLLRHEAARGRRARGIVLHDAEDLVHPLELRLFDRLVGRAGVVQLPVVPLPDRTSPWIGGHYCDEFAESHGKELVVREAVGAAIPLAGVGCAISREAMARLPVAHDGKPFAGGSMTEDYEMGLRLGALGERTMFVRLPAEAGEPGVVASRGHFPATLGAAVRQKARWLGGIAFAGWDRLGWRGGLGERWFRLRDRRGPLAALLLLAGYVAALLWGQLWLAAQLGAPNPPQPSPLLATLLQVNFVLLLWRTLMRIGFTTQLYGLGEGLASVPRIVAGNLIAILAAGRAFGLHAKGGPTQWDKTAHVFPTELVRS, encoded by the coding sequence GTGACGCTGCAACTCGCGCTGGCGCAGGTGGCGGCGGAGCTGGCGCTGTTCGCGGCGCTCGGTTTCCTGTTCTTCTCGCTCGACGACCTCGCGGTCGATCTCATCTATTTCGGCCGCGCGCTGTGGCGCTCACTGACGGTCTACCGCCGCCATCCGCGGAGCAATGCGCGAAGCCTCGTCGGCCGCGCGTCCCCGGGCTGGATGGTGGTGATGATCCCGGCCTGGGACGAGGGGGCGGTGATCGGCGACATGCTGCGTTCGACGCTCGCCCGGTTCGACCATGGCGATTACAGCCTGCTGGTCGGCTATTATCGCAACGACCCCGCGACCCGGGTGGCGATCGAGGCGGTCACCGACCCGCGCGTGGTCGCGGTCGAAGTGCCGGTCGACGGTCCGACCACCAAGGCCGACTGCCTCAACCACCTCTACGCCTTCCTGCTCCGCCACGAGGCGGCGCGTGGGCGGCGCGCCCGGGGAATCGTCCTCCACGACGCGGAGGACCTCGTCCATCCGCTCGAGCTTCGCCTGTTCGACAGACTGGTGGGCCGCGCCGGGGTGGTGCAGTTGCCGGTGGTCCCGCTGCCCGACCGGACCAGTCCGTGGATTGGCGGGCATTATTGCGATGAATTCGCCGAGAGCCACGGCAAGGAGCTGGTGGTGCGCGAAGCGGTCGGCGCCGCCATTCCGCTGGCCGGGGTCGGCTGCGCCATCTCGCGCGAGGCCATGGCCCGGCTGCCGGTGGCGCATGACGGCAAGCCCTTCGCCGGCGGGTCGATGACCGAGGATTACGAAATGGGCCTGCGGCTCGGGGCGCTCGGCGAACGGACCATGTTCGTCCGCCTTCCGGCCGAGGCGGGCGAGCCGGGGGTGGTCGCGAGCCGCGGACATTTCCCGGCGACGCTCGGCGCGGCGGTCCGCCAGAAAGCGCGCTGGCTGGGGGGAATCGCCTTTGCAGGCTGGGACCGGCTGGGGTGGCGTGGCGGACTCGGCGAGCGCTGGTTCCGCCTGCGCGACCGGCGCGGGCCACTCGCCGCCTTGCTCCTCCTCGCGGGCTATGTCGCGGCCCTCCTGTGGGGGCAATTGTGGCTCGCGGCACAGCTTGGCGCGCCCAATCCGCCGCAGCCCTCGCCACTGCTGGCGACCCTGCTGCAGGTCAATTTCGTCCTCCTCCTGTGGAGAACCCTCATGCGTATCGGCTTCACCACCCAGCTCTACGGCCTGGGCGAAGGACTTGCCTCGGTGCCGCGGATCGTCGCCGGCAACCTCATCGCCATCCTTGCCGCCGGGCGTGCCTTCGGGCTTCACGCGAAGGGCGGCCCGACGCAATGGGACAAGACCGCGCACGTCTTCCCGACCGAACTAGTGCGGTCGTGA
- a CDS encoding AMP-dependent synthetase/ligase encodes MRKGNKLETFPNLVAMFLDRVEQRGNTPFLWAKRGGAWQSISYAEAARQVAALSASLLRIGCKPGDRIMLVSENRPEWLIADLAIMAAGCVTVPTYTTNTTRDHTHILSNSGARAVIVSSQKLAKTLIPAVLFSSDCHDVIGIEDIRTGQPVNGAKFHQWDELIAGGGEIADVRARIAGIGRGDLACLIYTSGTGGAPRGVRQHHGAILHNVAACIDVIANDFGWDDEVFLSFLPASHAYEHSGGQMFPIGLGAQIYFAESLEKLAANIEEVRPTLMVVVPRLFEMLRQRMLKTIEKQGGLPQKLLDRALSIGKQRYEEGSIALKDWPADMAVKLLLKRKVSQKFGGRIKAMVSGGAPLNPDVGLFFHSLGITMLQGYGQTEAGPVISCNRPKVGIRIETVGPPLLDTEVRFAEDGELLVRGELVMHGYWNNDEETARVLKDGWLHTGDVGHFDDSGRIVITDRKKDLIVNDKGDNVSPQRVEGMLTLQPEIAQAMVYGDRRPHLVGLLVPEPELVTECKRDDAAIRARLQKAVDRVNAELSVVEKVRRFILADEAFTVDNEQMTPSMKIRRHVLKTAYGERLDALYGK; translated from the coding sequence ATGCGCAAGGGCAACAAGCTCGAAACATTTCCCAATCTCGTCGCGATGTTCCTGGACCGCGTCGAGCAACGGGGGAACACGCCCTTCCTGTGGGCCAAGCGCGGCGGGGCCTGGCAGTCGATCAGCTATGCCGAGGCCGCCCGCCAGGTCGCCGCGCTCTCCGCCAGCCTGCTGCGGATCGGGTGCAAGCCCGGCGACCGGATCATGCTGGTCTCCGAGAACCGCCCCGAATGGCTGATCGCCGACCTCGCGATCATGGCGGCGGGCTGCGTCACGGTGCCGACCTACACCACCAACACCACCCGCGATCACACCCATATCCTCTCCAATTCCGGCGCGCGGGCGGTGATCGTCTCGAGCCAGAAGCTGGCCAAGACGCTGATCCCGGCGGTGCTGTTCTCGTCCGACTGCCACGACGTGATCGGGATCGAGGACATCCGCACCGGACAGCCGGTCAACGGCGCAAAATTCCACCAGTGGGACGAGCTGATCGCCGGCGGCGGAGAGATCGCCGACGTCCGCGCGCGGATTGCCGGGATCGGCCGCGGCGACCTCGCCTGCCTCATCTACACCAGCGGCACCGGCGGCGCGCCGCGCGGGGTCCGCCAGCACCATGGCGCGATCCTCCACAATGTCGCCGCCTGCATCGACGTCATCGCCAACGACTTCGGCTGGGACGACGAGGTGTTCCTCTCCTTCCTCCCCGCCAGCCACGCCTATGAGCATAGCGGCGGGCAGATGTTTCCGATCGGACTCGGCGCGCAAATCTATTTCGCCGAGAGCCTCGAGAAGCTTGCCGCCAACATCGAGGAAGTGCGCCCGACCCTGATGGTGGTCGTGCCGCGGCTGTTCGAGATGCTCCGCCAGCGCATGCTCAAGACGATCGAGAAGCAGGGCGGACTTCCTCAGAAGCTGCTCGACCGGGCGCTCTCGATCGGCAAGCAGCGCTACGAGGAAGGCTCGATCGCGCTCAAGGACTGGCCGGCCGACATGGCGGTCAAGCTGCTCCTCAAGCGCAAGGTCAGCCAGAAGTTCGGCGGCCGGATCAAGGCAATGGTCTCGGGCGGAGCGCCGCTCAATCCCGACGTCGGCCTGTTCTTTCACTCGCTCGGGATCACCATGCTCCAGGGCTATGGCCAGACCGAGGCCGGGCCGGTGATCAGCTGCAACCGGCCCAAGGTCGGGATCCGGATCGAGACGGTCGGCCCGCCGCTGCTCGACACCGAGGTCCGCTTCGCCGAGGACGGCGAGCTGCTGGTCCGCGGCGAGCTAGTGATGCACGGCTACTGGAACAATGACGAGGAGACCGCGCGGGTGCTCAAGGACGGCTGGCTGCACACCGGCGACGTCGGTCATTTCGACGATAGCGGCCGGATCGTCATCACCGACCGCAAGAAGGACCTGATCGTCAACGACAAGGGCGACAACGTCTCGCCGCAGCGGGTCGAGGGGATGTTGACCCTCCAGCCCGAGATCGCCCAGGCGATGGTCTATGGCGACCGCCGTCCGCATCTCGTCGGGCTGCTGGTCCCAGAGCCCGAGCTCGTCACCGAGTGCAAGCGCGACGACGCCGCGATCCGCGCCCGGCTGCAGAAGGCGGTCGACCGGGTCAATGCCGAGCTGAGCGTGGTCGAGAAGGTCCGCCGCTTCATCCTCGCCGACGAGGCCTTCACGGTCGACAACGAGCAGATGACGCCGAGCATGAAGATCCGGCGTCACGTGCTCAAGACCGCCTATGGCGAGCGGCTGGACGCGCTTTACGGCAAGTAG
- the gloB gene encoding hydroxyacylglutathione hydrolase → MAAPRFDIGCIPALTDNYIWLLRCSETGEAAVIDPSVDGPVLNAFRNVGWEVGQILNTHWHPDHVGGNAGIKEATGCTITGPAAEADRIPGIDVQVREGDRVRVGKLEAVVWEVPGHTLGHIAYYFEDNGMLFIGDTLFAMGCGRLFEGTAEQMYGNMVRLRALPEDVVVYPAHEYTLANARFCVAQRPGDQLLKQRLAVVEEARARDMNTLPVTIGEERVTNPFLMAHDAAEFARLRAVKDSFS, encoded by the coding sequence ATGGCGGCGCCCCGGTTCGACATCGGCTGCATCCCCGCGCTCACCGACAATTACATCTGGCTCCTGCGCTGCAGCGAGACCGGCGAGGCGGCGGTGATCGATCCTTCGGTCGACGGGCCGGTGCTGAATGCCTTCCGCAACGTCGGCTGGGAGGTCGGGCAGATCCTCAACACCCACTGGCATCCCGATCATGTCGGCGGCAATGCCGGGATCAAGGAAGCGACCGGTTGCACGATCACCGGTCCCGCCGCCGAGGCCGACCGGATCCCCGGGATCGACGTCCAGGTCCGGGAAGGCGACCGGGTGCGAGTGGGCAAGCTCGAGGCGGTGGTGTGGGAAGTCCCCGGCCACACCCTCGGCCACATCGCTTATTATTTCGAAGACAATGGCATGCTGTTCATCGGCGACACCTTGTTCGCCATGGGCTGCGGCCGATTGTTCGAGGGCACGGCCGAGCAGATGTACGGCAACATGGTCCGGCTACGCGCGCTGCCCGAGGACGTCGTCGTCTACCCCGCGCACGAATATACGCTTGCCAATGCGCGCTTCTGCGTCGCGCAGCGACCGGGCGACCAGTTGCTGAAGCAGCGGCTGGCGGTGGTCGAGGAAGCCCGCGCGCGCGACATGAATACGCTGCCGGTCACCATCGGCGAGGAGCGCGTCACGAATCCGTTCCTGATGGCGCACGACGCCGCCGAATTCGCCCGGCTGCGGGCGGTGAAGGACAGCTTTAGTTAA
- a CDS encoding VOC family protein, which yields MKFLHTMLRVADPDRTIEFFRLLGLEERRRIENEGGRFTLIFLGVPGDEGGEVELTYNWDPEDYDGGRNFGHLAYQVDDIYETCQRLMDAGVTINRPPRDGRMAFVRTPDNISIELLNKGGAQAPAEPWASMPNTGVW from the coding sequence GTGAAATTCCTCCACACCATGCTGCGCGTCGCCGATCCCGACCGCACGATCGAATTCTTCCGGCTGCTCGGACTCGAGGAGCGCCGCCGGATCGAGAATGAGGGCGGCCGCTTCACCTTGATCTTCCTCGGCGTTCCCGGGGACGAGGGCGGCGAAGTCGAGCTGACCTACAATTGGGACCCCGAGGACTATGACGGCGGCCGCAACTTCGGGCACCTCGCCTATCAGGTCGATGACATCTACGAGACCTGCCAGCGGCTGATGGACGCTGGGGTGACGATCAACCGCCCGCCGCGCGACGGGCGCATGGCGTTCGTCCGCACCCCCGACAACATCTCGATCGAGCTGCTCAACAAGGGCGGCGCACAGGCGCCGGCCGAGCCTTGGGCGTCGATGCCGAACACGGGCGTCTGGTAA
- a CDS encoding alpha/beta fold hydrolase, whose amino-acid sequence MDPSWLTLDDGRRIAVRHRRGTGPTILFLPGYASDMLGSKAQALDALAEREGLGLLRFDYSGTGESEGRFADGTLDRWRAEAEAVAALAEGPLVLIGSSMGGWLMLLLAEALGTRVEALVGIAAAPDFTDWGYSDEDKKALARDGELRRPNPYGGEAELTTLGFWQSGERNRRLDRRISFPGPVRLLHGDQDAEVPLEIAVRLKDALVSDDVQLTVVKGGTHRLSAPRELALLEQVTMALCRREPTR is encoded by the coding sequence ATGGATCCCTCCTGGCTGACCCTCGACGACGGGCGGCGGATCGCCGTCCGGCACCGCCGCGGCACCGGGCCGACCATCCTGTTCCTGCCCGGTTATGCGTCGGACATGCTGGGGTCGAAGGCGCAGGCGCTCGACGCGCTCGCCGAGCGCGAGGGACTTGGCCTGCTGCGCTTCGACTATAGCGGCACCGGCGAGAGCGAGGGGCGCTTCGCGGACGGCACGCTCGATCGCTGGCGCGCCGAGGCCGAGGCGGTGGCCGCGCTCGCCGAGGGGCCGCTGGTCCTGATCGGCTCGTCGATGGGCGGGTGGCTGATGCTGCTGCTCGCCGAGGCGCTCGGCACCCGCGTCGAGGCGCTGGTCGGGATCGCCGCCGCGCCCGACTTCACCGACTGGGGCTATTCGGACGAAGACAAGAAGGCGCTCGCTCGCGATGGCGAGCTCCGTCGGCCCAATCCCTATGGCGGCGAGGCCGAGCTGACGACCCTTGGCTTCTGGCAGTCGGGCGAGCGGAACCGGCGGCTCGACAGGCGCATTTCCTTCCCCGGCCCCGTCCGCCTGCTGCACGGCGACCAAGACGCGGAGGTCCCGCTCGAGATCGCGGTCCGGCTGAAGGACGCGCTGGTCTCGGACGACGTCCAGCTGACGGTCGTCAAGGGCGGGACCCACCGCCTCTCGGCCCCGCGCGAGCTGGCGCTGCTCGAGCAGGTGACGATGGCGCTTTGTCGCCGCGAGCCGACGCGCTAG
- a CDS encoding UrcA family protein, giving the protein MKSSAIVFAVLAVLAGGASGLASAAPAAMTVTTHDLDLATAAGRAALDRRVRLAAAELCGEASASDPAGRRAVRACRHEALVRARQQLALTPSLERLAAR; this is encoded by the coding sequence ATGAAGAGTAGTGCCATCGTCTTTGCCGTTCTGGCCGTCCTCGCGGGCGGCGCGTCCGGCCTGGCAAGCGCCGCGCCCGCCGCAATGACCGTCACCACCCACGATCTCGACCTCGCCACCGCGGCGGGCCGCGCCGCGCTCGACCGGCGGGTCCGGTTGGCCGCCGCCGAACTGTGCGGCGAGGCGAGCGCGAGCGATCCTGCCGGCCGCCGCGCGGTCCGCGCCTGCCGCCATGAGGCGCTCGTCCGCGCGCGCCAGCAACTCGCCCTCACGCCCTCGCTCGAGCGTCTCGCCGCCCGCTGA
- a CDS encoding flagellar hook assembly protein FlgD, which produces MLKDILARLGGDDLTRAGTLIGRTAEFDSSVSGLSTDRPAEWRWSFARAPQSLTAEILDSSGTVVARPAVALDASGTLQWDGRLADGSRAPDGAYVLRLSARDSAGTALAADMTSLGRIQEVMSREGELWAGFGSVALPLAKLVWIAA; this is translated from the coding sequence GTGCTGAAGGACATTCTCGCCCGGCTGGGCGGGGACGACCTCACCCGCGCGGGCACGCTGATCGGGCGCACTGCGGAGTTTGACAGCTCGGTCTCGGGCCTCTCCACCGACCGGCCGGCCGAATGGCGCTGGAGCTTCGCCCGCGCGCCGCAGTCGCTGACGGCCGAAATTCTCGACAGCAGCGGCACGGTCGTCGCCCGGCCCGCCGTTGCGCTCGACGCCAGCGGGACGCTGCAGTGGGACGGCCGGCTCGCCGACGGCAGCCGCGCGCCCGACGGCGCCTATGTGCTGCGCTTGAGCGCCAGGGACAGCGCCGGGACGGCCTTGGCGGCCGACATGACCAGCCTCGGCCGGATCCAGGAAGTGATGAGCCGGGAGGGCGAATTGTGGGCCGGCTTCGGCAGCGTCGCACTGCCGCTCGCCAAGCTGGTCTGGATTGCCGCCTGA
- a CDS encoding autotransporter outer membrane beta-barrel domain-containing protein: MIQRLGARALLGATALVAVAAATPASAQRIDRIVTFGDSYADDGNLFELTGLNPATFQSGIYKTGRFSGGTNYVDTLSFLLGAPVENFAIGGATAVRGAPATTFDLQLQVDNFLNVGTQLPAFPNGAPTFGKGDLVTVSIGGNDARYFQQGFYGSLTVNDAISAARTQLDRLVAAGAPTISFLAGNTALLPEVAANPAAQAVRNTFSTTYNSALQSMLAGYANNGVIVHYLDLTKVLQSIQANPAAYGVPNGVTCAPTTANIGSGCAGYLFYVDNLHLSSDGFKIVGQYVQRQLQAPLNIGATSDLGLDTARQFGRTLNSRMDVGSPRDGEVLEGVRLFAVGDSFSRDVGMSDVTDQFDIDSVGGTVGAEAGFGGNGLVGIAGSYSKGRAKFGVDSARVEAKTWQAGVYAAYSLGPVFIQGHAGGGRTDYDIRRSGVVGNLDASPNGSHIVAGAKAGFLAPLGPVRVGPVVALDYARAKVDGYTENGDGALSLNVGKQRYEALVGGAGLELRGDFNAAGTALRPFASAMVEKDLKGDSRTLDFAQTASPTIVNHFDAGKRDQGIYTRFTGGASARITNAVQLDVVASTTAGKDQGNEVSGQVGVRIGF, translated from the coding sequence ATGATTCAGCGTCTTGGCGCTCGCGCCCTGCTTGGGGCCACTGCGCTTGTCGCCGTTGCCGCCGCCACGCCGGCGTCGGCCCAGCGGATCGACCGCATCGTCACCTTCGGCGACAGCTATGCCGACGACGGCAACCTGTTCGAGCTGACCGGGCTCAACCCGGCGACCTTCCAGAGCGGCATCTACAAGACGGGCCGCTTCTCGGGCGGCACCAACTATGTCGATACCCTGTCCTTCCTGCTCGGCGCGCCGGTCGAGAATTTCGCCATCGGCGGCGCGACCGCGGTGCGCGGCGCCCCGGCGACGACCTTCGACCTCCAGCTCCAGGTCGACAATTTCCTCAACGTCGGGACCCAGCTCCCGGCCTTTCCGAACGGCGCTCCGACCTTCGGCAAGGGCGACCTCGTCACCGTCTCGATCGGCGGCAACGACGCGCGCTACTTCCAGCAGGGCTTCTACGGCAGCCTGACGGTCAACGACGCGATTTCGGCCGCGCGCACCCAGCTCGACCGACTGGTCGCGGCTGGCGCGCCGACCATCAGCTTTCTCGCCGGGAACACCGCGCTGCTGCCCGAGGTCGCGGCCAACCCGGCCGCGCAGGCGGTCCGCAACACCTTCTCGACGACCTACAACAGCGCGCTCCAGTCGATGCTGGCGGGCTATGCCAACAATGGCGTGATCGTCCATTACCTCGACCTCACCAAGGTGCTGCAGTCGATCCAGGCCAATCCGGCGGCTTACGGCGTTCCCAACGGCGTCACCTGCGCGCCGACGACCGCCAACATCGGCTCGGGCTGCGCGGGCTACCTGTTCTACGTCGACAACCTCCACCTCAGCTCGGATGGCTTCAAGATCGTCGGCCAGTATGTCCAGCGCCAGCTCCAGGCCCCGCTCAACATCGGTGCCACCAGCGACCTCGGGCTCGACACCGCGCGCCAGTTCGGCCGCACGCTCAACAGCCGCATGGACGTCGGCAGTCCGCGCGACGGCGAGGTGCTCGAGGGCGTCCGCCTGTTCGCGGTCGGCGACAGCTTCAGCCGTGACGTCGGCATGAGCGACGTCACCGACCAGTTCGACATCGACAGCGTCGGCGGCACGGTCGGCGCCGAGGCGGGCTTCGGCGGCAACGGCCTCGTCGGCATCGCCGGCAGTTACAGCAAGGGGCGCGCCAAGTTCGGCGTCGACAGCGCGCGGGTGGAGGCCAAGACCTGGCAGGCCGGCGTCTACGCCGCTTATTCGCTCGGCCCGGTGTTCATCCAGGGCCACGCCGGCGGCGGCCGCACCGACTATGACATCCGTCGCTCGGGAGTCGTCGGCAATCTCGACGCCAGCCCCAACGGCAGCCACATCGTGGCGGGTGCCAAGGCCGGCTTCCTCGCCCCGCTCGGCCCGGTCCGGGTCGGCCCGGTGGTCGCGCTCGACTATGCCCGCGCCAAGGTCGACGGCTACACCGAGAATGGCGACGGGGCGCTCAGCCTCAATGTCGGCAAGCAGCGCTACGAAGCGCTGGTCGGCGGCGCCGGGCTCGAGCTTCGCGGCGACTTCAACGCTGCTGGCACCGCGCTCCGTCCGTTCGCTTCGGCGATGGTCGAGAAGGACCTGAAGGGCGACAGCCGCACGCTCGATTTCGCGCAGACGGCCTCGCCGACGATCGTCAACCACTTCGACGCGGGCAAGCGCGACCAGGGCATCTACACCCGCTTCACCGGCGGTGCCTCGGCCCGCATCACCAATGCGGTCCAGCTCGACGTCGTCGCCAGCACCACCGCCGGCAAGGACCAAGGCAACGAAGTCAGCGGCCAGGTCGGCGTCCGCATCGGCTTCTGA
- a CDS encoding GNAT family N-acetyltransferase — MKVVNNEAAHRFEIALDDGQVAFAEYRLLPGLVAFPHTVVPPAHEGQGLASAIARASLDWAREQGLKVAPRCSFYAKYMARHPETHDLLDADSARALGI, encoded by the coding sequence ATGAAGGTCGTCAACAACGAGGCCGCGCACCGCTTCGAGATCGCGCTCGACGATGGCCAGGTGGCCTTCGCCGAATATCGCCTGTTGCCGGGCCTGGTCGCTTTCCCGCATACGGTCGTCCCGCCGGCGCACGAAGGGCAGGGCCTCGCCTCGGCGATCGCCCGGGCCTCGCTCGACTGGGCGCGGGAGCAGGGGCTGAAGGTGGCGCCGCGCTGTTCCTTCTACGCCAAGTACATGGCGCGGCACCCCGAGACCCACGATCTCCTAGACGCCGACTCGGCCCGCGCGCTCGGCATCTGA
- a CDS encoding M20/M25/M40 family metallo-hydrolase: MRALLASFALMLAAPALAQLTPAERTMQATVAAEQDRTLSLLERMVNQNSGSQNPDGVEKVAAMVRAELEPLGFAVRWIPLRQTGRAGHLVASHTGKRGTKRLLLISHLDTVFEPASPFQRWVRDGDEVRGPGATDNKGGIAVIVAALRAMKAAGTLQQTNVTVFLTGDEEDPGMPLAMARGDLIAAGKASDVALDFEPMARDGERDMGGISRRSITDWQLVVKARGGHSSAVGTAGSGFGANYELARIVDAFRKDVTEPGLTLNVGMIAGGTSAKLEPGGIRAAVEGKTNIIASEAVAKGDLRVLDPAQLERAQARMRAIVAARLGGVSEANLEFEPGYPPMAATDANRALLARLNLVNRDLGLDSQEPLDPIRRGAGDISFVAADVAAGLVGFGPGGGGTHSDDEWLDIPSITRQATRAAILMSRLGKERR; encoded by the coding sequence GTGAGGGCGCTTCTCGCGAGCTTCGCGCTGATGCTGGCCGCGCCCGCGTTGGCGCAGTTGACGCCCGCGGAGCGCACCATGCAGGCGACCGTCGCCGCCGAACAGGACCGGACGCTGTCGCTCCTCGAGCGGATGGTGAACCAGAACAGCGGCAGCCAGAATCCCGACGGGGTGGAAAAGGTCGCGGCGATGGTCCGCGCCGAGCTCGAGCCCTTGGGTTTCGCGGTCCGCTGGATCCCGCTCCGCCAGACCGGGCGCGCCGGACACCTGGTCGCGAGCCACACCGGCAAGCGCGGGACCAAGCGGCTGCTGCTCATCAGCCATCTCGACACGGTGTTCGAACCCGCTTCGCCGTTCCAGCGCTGGGTTCGTGACGGCGACGAGGTTCGTGGACCGGGGGCGACCGACAACAAGGGCGGGATTGCCGTCATCGTCGCCGCCCTGCGCGCGATGAAGGCGGCGGGAACGCTCCAGCAGACCAACGTCACGGTCTTCCTGACCGGCGACGAGGAGGATCCCGGCATGCCGCTGGCCATGGCGCGCGGCGACCTCATCGCCGCCGGCAAGGCCAGTGATGTGGCGCTCGATTTCGAGCCGATGGCGCGTGACGGCGAACGCGACATGGGCGGAATCTCACGCCGCTCGATCACCGACTGGCAGCTCGTCGTGAAAGCCAGAGGCGGGCATTCGAGTGCGGTCGGAACCGCGGGAAGCGGATTTGGCGCCAATTATGAACTGGCGCGAATCGTCGACGCCTTCCGGAAGGACGTCACCGAGCCGGGACTGACCCTCAACGTCGGAATGATCGCGGGCGGCACCTCCGCAAAGCTCGAACCCGGCGGGATCCGCGCCGCGGTCGAGGGCAAGACCAACATCATTGCCAGCGAGGCTGTCGCCAAGGGCGACTTGCGGGTCCTCGACCCGGCGCAGCTGGAGCGGGCGCAGGCACGCATGCGGGCAATCGTCGCCGCGCGCCTCGGCGGGGTCAGCGAGGCCAATCTAGAATTCGAGCCGGGCTATCCGCCGATGGCCGCGACCGACGCCAATCGCGCGCTGCTCGCCCGCCTCAACCTGGTCAATCGCGACCTGGGGCTCGACAGCCAGGAGCCGCTCGACCCCATTCGTCGCGGTGCCGGGGACATCAGCTTCGTCGCCGCCGATGTCGCCGCCGGGCTGGTCGGCTTCGGGCCGGGCGGAGGCGGCACTCACAGTGACGACGAGTGGCTCGACATCCCGTCGATCACCCGGCAGGCGACGCGCGCCGCGATCCTCATGAGCCGGCTGGGCAAGGAGCGCCGATGA